A genome region from Variovorax paradoxus includes the following:
- a CDS encoding GntR family transcriptional regulator, which yields MSAVTLTPRALYEEVAELLRQRIFRRELEPGSWIDELKLAEEYGISRTPLREALKVLAAEGLVTMKVRRGAYVTEVSEQDLADVYHLLSLLESDAAGVVAERATDAQRAELKALHAELEAAVGDREHFFAINERFHMSLLAIANNKWRDQMVADLRKVMKLNRHNSLLKAGRIGESLAEHRAVMAAIEARNAEAAMSRMREHFQNGLEAAN from the coding sequence ATGTCCGCCGTCACTCTCACCCCCCGCGCCCTCTATGAAGAGGTGGCCGAGCTGCTGCGCCAGCGGATCTTCCGCCGCGAGCTGGAGCCCGGCAGCTGGATCGACGAACTCAAGCTCGCCGAGGAATACGGCATCAGCCGCACGCCGCTGCGCGAGGCGCTCAAGGTGCTGGCGGCCGAAGGTCTGGTGACGATGAAGGTGCGCCGCGGCGCCTATGTGACGGAGGTGTCCGAGCAGGACCTGGCGGACGTGTATCACCTGCTCTCGCTGCTGGAGAGCGACGCCGCCGGCGTGGTGGCCGAGCGCGCCACCGACGCGCAGCGCGCCGAACTGAAGGCGCTGCACGCCGAACTGGAAGCAGCCGTCGGCGACCGCGAGCACTTCTTCGCCATCAACGAGCGCTTCCACATGAGCCTGCTGGCCATCGCCAACAACAAGTGGCGCGACCAGATGGTGGCCGACCTGCGCAAGGTGATGAAGCTCAACCGGCACAACTCGCTGCTGAAGGCAGGCCGCATCGGCGAGTCGCTGGCGGAGCACCGCGCAGTGATGGCAGCGATCGAGGCGCGGAACGCCGAAGCGGCCATGAGCCGGATGCGCGAGCATTTCCAGAACGGGCTCGAGGCCGCGAACTAG
- a CDS encoding IclR family transcriptional regulator, with translation MNDAIGGKEEVSALGRGLALLKVIGMAAAPIGNRELADTTGIPKATVSRLTATLVSAGYLRQSQDSERFSLGPALLDMSSRYLRHFDLRTVARPFLAELSESAGVSVHLVVRDELDMLVIDSLRPRSVVISSRIEVGTRMTIATSAAGRAYLAALPAGEQAVLMEQIRLESGENWGAIEPRLLAGLDEYARLGYCVSFGEWNPHIHAIGFALEGPRGERYAVSCGGPAYLLPKDAMVARIVPLLLETAQRIAGEAGTLNLD, from the coding sequence ATGAATGACGCGATCGGCGGCAAAGAAGAAGTAAGCGCGCTCGGCCGGGGCTTGGCTCTCCTCAAAGTCATTGGCATGGCAGCGGCACCGATAGGCAATCGGGAATTGGCAGACACCACGGGCATCCCCAAGGCCACGGTGTCCCGGCTCACTGCCACGCTGGTGAGCGCCGGGTATCTGCGACAGTCGCAGGACAGCGAGCGCTTCAGCCTCGGCCCGGCGCTGCTCGACATGAGCAGCCGCTACCTGCGGCATTTCGACCTGCGCACCGTGGCCCGGCCGTTCCTGGCCGAGTTGTCCGAATCGGCGGGCGTGAGCGTGCACCTCGTGGTCCGCGACGAGCTCGACATGCTGGTCATCGACTCGCTGCGGCCGCGCTCGGTGGTGATCAGTTCGCGCATCGAGGTCGGCACGCGCATGACCATCGCCACCTCGGCCGCCGGCCGGGCCTATCTGGCTGCACTGCCCGCGGGTGAGCAGGCGGTGCTGATGGAGCAGATCCGGCTGGAAAGCGGCGAGAACTGGGGCGCCATCGAGCCGCGGCTGCTGGCCGGGCTCGACGAGTACGCCCGCCTGGGCTACTGCGTCTCCTTTGGCGAATGGAATCCGCACATCCACGCGATCGGCTTTGCGCTCGAGGGGCCGCGCGGCGAACGCTATGCGGTGAGTTGCGGCGGGCCGGCCTACCTGCTGCCCAAGGACGCGATGGTGGCGCGCATCGTGCCGCTGCTGCTCGAGACCGCCCAGCGCATCGCCGGGGAAGCCGGCACCTTGAACCTCGACTGA
- the dusA gene encoding tRNA dihydrouridine(20/20a) synthase DusA: protein MEEKVISVAPMMDWTDRHCRFLHRLLSRHALLYTEMVTTGALIHGDVPRHLRFNAEEHLVALQLGGSEPADLAHCAKLGEEWGYDEVNLNCGCPSERVQRGAFGACLMNEPQLVADCVKAMVDVVDIPVTVKHRIGIDKIESYEFVRDFVGTVSEAGCGTFIVHARNAWLQGLSPKQNREIPPLRYELVHRLKHEFPSLHFAINGGISANAQVHEHLRLLDGVMVGREAYHNPWWLAEWDAEFYGAAPQSLTREEVESAMCDYMAREAAAHGTHWWSIARHMLGLRNGLPGARRWRQVWSDHKLKVLPPHEVMALAHEPFAQAA, encoded by the coding sequence TTGGAAGAGAAGGTCATCTCCGTTGCACCCATGATGGACTGGACCGACAGGCATTGCCGGTTCCTGCATCGCCTGCTGTCGCGCCACGCGCTGCTCTATACGGAGATGGTGACCACGGGCGCATTGATCCACGGCGACGTGCCCCGGCACCTGCGCTTCAACGCCGAGGAACACCTCGTCGCGTTGCAGCTCGGCGGCAGCGAGCCGGCCGACCTGGCGCACTGCGCGAAGCTGGGCGAGGAGTGGGGCTACGACGAGGTTAACCTGAACTGCGGCTGCCCGAGCGAGCGCGTGCAGCGCGGCGCGTTCGGTGCCTGCCTGATGAACGAGCCGCAGCTGGTGGCCGATTGCGTGAAGGCGATGGTCGACGTGGTCGACATTCCGGTCACGGTGAAGCACCGGATCGGCATCGACAAGATCGAGAGCTACGAATTCGTGCGCGACTTCGTCGGCACGGTGAGCGAGGCGGGCTGCGGCACCTTCATCGTGCATGCGCGCAACGCATGGCTGCAAGGCCTGAGCCCGAAGCAGAACCGGGAGATCCCGCCGCTGCGCTACGAGCTGGTGCACCGGCTGAAGCATGAATTCCCGTCGCTGCATTTCGCCATCAACGGCGGCATCTCGGCGAACGCGCAGGTCCACGAGCACCTGCGCCTGCTCGATGGCGTGATGGTGGGGCGCGAGGCCTATCACAACCCCTGGTGGCTGGCGGAGTGGGACGCCGAGTTCTACGGTGCTGCGCCGCAGTCGCTGACGCGCGAAGAGGTCGAGTCGGCGATGTGCGACTACATGGCTCGCGAGGCGGCCGCGCACGGCACGCACTGGTGGTCGATCGCGCGCCACATGCTGGGCCTGCGCAACGGCCTGCCGGGGGCGCGCCGCTGGCGCCAGGTGTGGAGCGACCACAAGCTCAAGGTGCTGCCGCCGCACGAGGTGATGGCGCTGGCGCACGAGCCGTTCGCCCAGGCCGCCTGA
- a CDS encoding helix-turn-helix transcriptional regulator translates to MKPQQASRVIRLRMDDGAQVEAMFAADPKAHFDLHWHAEWSVGAILEGRCEFTCAGERQVAEAGDMVLMAPFMLHTAGVSAQGFRMVMLYVPHAWAAARRGWPDAQRGVLRSGLWRDEAAAGALADAALAQDGTRVASLLGRVLAAQTGDVLVPLERHPGDARVQAICDVLATEDACRIEPGALACRLGVSREHFHRLFRVAVGMTPTHYARLARIGRAKALLRDGHAAAEVAAQCGFTDQAHFSRWFRRCFGVTPGNYMAVCQRPERAA, encoded by the coding sequence ATGAAGCCGCAGCAAGCCTCCCGTGTCATCCGCCTGCGCATGGACGATGGTGCGCAGGTGGAGGCCATGTTCGCTGCCGACCCCAAGGCGCATTTCGACCTGCACTGGCACGCCGAGTGGAGCGTCGGCGCGATCCTGGAGGGGCGCTGCGAGTTCACCTGCGCGGGCGAACGGCAGGTGGCCGAAGCCGGCGACATGGTGCTGATGGCGCCGTTCATGCTGCACACCGCAGGAGTCAGCGCGCAAGGCTTTCGCATGGTGATGCTGTACGTGCCGCATGCATGGGCGGCCGCGCGGCGGGGTTGGCCCGATGCGCAACGCGGCGTGCTGCGCAGCGGCCTATGGCGGGACGAGGCCGCGGCCGGTGCGCTGGCCGACGCCGCACTGGCGCAGGACGGCACACGGGTCGCCAGCCTGCTCGGGCGGGTGCTCGCGGCGCAGACCGGCGATGTGCTGGTGCCGCTCGAGCGGCATCCCGGTGATGCCCGCGTGCAGGCCATCTGCGACGTGCTGGCCACGGAGGACGCGTGCCGCATCGAGCCCGGTGCGCTGGCCTGCCGGCTGGGCGTGTCGCGCGAGCATTTCCACCGGTTGTTCCGGGTCGCTGTCGGCATGACGCCGACGCACTACGCCCGGCTGGCCCGCATCGGCCGCGCCAAGGCGCTGTTGCGCGATGGGCACGCGGCGGCCGAGGTGGCCGCGCAGTGCGGTTTCACCGACCAGGCCCATTTCTCGCGATGGTTCCGCCGCTGCTTCGGGGTGACGCCCGGCAACTACATGGCCGTGTGCCAGCGTCCTGAAAGGGCTGCGTGA
- a CDS encoding acetoacetate decarboxylase family protein, whose amino-acid sequence MPSSFASSSFTPPFTASGRSALVQAPPWHYAGWLVNVAFEFDAALGAALVPPELGNATGQGCVHFADWQACGDDGHELLDPVYAQYRETIVVLEIAPPQGKDTRFHCPLIYVDQDISMLRGWLQGWPKKIGRTWVTRSLPLIHPAAAPLSAGSRLGASLSVKERRLVDARVTLTGEKAARLGFLSAPAVGAIGWPDLTQPQRPAVPRFLRADIIDRVEPGWTAGIASLHFHEHPVEELASLGEVRATAASAGWMGITVRGALAA is encoded by the coding sequence ATGCCTTCCTCGTTCGCTTCCTCTTCTTTCACCCCGCCTTTCACCGCCTCCGGTCGTAGCGCCCTGGTGCAGGCGCCGCCCTGGCACTACGCCGGCTGGCTGGTCAACGTGGCCTTCGAGTTCGATGCCGCGCTGGGCGCGGCACTGGTGCCGCCAGAACTCGGCAACGCCACCGGCCAGGGCTGCGTGCACTTCGCCGACTGGCAGGCTTGCGGCGACGATGGCCATGAGCTGCTCGATCCGGTCTATGCGCAATACCGCGAGACCATCGTGGTGCTCGAGATCGCGCCGCCGCAGGGCAAGGACACGCGATTTCATTGCCCGCTGATCTATGTCGACCAGGACATTTCGATGCTGCGCGGCTGGCTGCAGGGCTGGCCCAAGAAGATCGGCCGGACATGGGTCACGCGCAGCCTGCCGCTGATCCATCCGGCCGCCGCGCCGCTGTCCGCGGGCAGCCGCCTGGGTGCGAGCCTGAGCGTGAAGGAGCGCAGGCTGGTCGACGCGCGCGTCACGCTCACGGGCGAGAAGGCCGCGCGGCTCGGATTTCTTTCGGCGCCCGCCGTCGGCGCCATCGGCTGGCCCGATCTCACCCAGCCGCAGCGGCCGGCCGTGCCGCGCTTCCTGCGCGCCGACATCATCGACCGCGTCGAACCGGGATGGACCGCTGGCATCGCCAGCCTGCATTTCCATGAACATCCCGTCGAGGAACTGGCATCGCTCGGCGAGGTGCGGGCCACGGCCGCCAGCGCGGGGTGGATGGGCATCACCGTGCGCGGCGCGCTGGCCGCGTGA
- a CDS encoding response regulator, with protein MTNEPPSSAQQQRKLRVLLVEDDADTLATTLGLLEAMGHWATGVRSAEAAIARFFEGAFDIVMVDIGLPALSGRDFAERLLRDHRVPIVFVTGQAEPAEAMPGTEWLRKPYAVEQLAEVLERSTAQ; from the coding sequence ATGACAAACGAACCGCCTTCATCCGCACAACAACAACGAAAACTCCGGGTGCTGCTTGTCGAGGACGACGCCGACACGCTTGCGACCACCTTGGGCCTGCTCGAGGCCATGGGCCATTGGGCCACCGGCGTGCGCAGCGCCGAGGCGGCCATCGCGCGCTTCTTCGAAGGCGCCTTCGACATCGTGATGGTGGACATCGGGTTGCCCGCGCTCTCGGGCCGCGACTTTGCCGAGCGGCTGCTGCGCGACCACCGCGTGCCGATCGTCTTCGTCACCGGCCAGGCGGAGCCCGCCGAGGCCATGCCGGGCACCGAGTGGCTGCGCAAGCCGTACGCGGTGGAGCAACTGGCGGAAGTGCTGGAGCGCTCGACGGCGCAGTAG
- a CDS encoding response regulator, with protein sequence MTRIYLIEDNPLIADTLTDGLQHFSECDVIGTATTSGDAIDWFKDNPEGWDAAVIDIFLAEGNGLTVAQYLQEHKAPAQRTVVLMNYATSEVREGALSAGVDAVFDKSLQLEAFYEFCRQLNISPRR encoded by the coding sequence ATGACCCGCATCTACCTGATAGAAGACAACCCGCTGATCGCCGACACACTGACGGACGGCTTGCAGCATTTCTCCGAGTGCGATGTCATCGGCACGGCCACCACATCGGGCGACGCCATCGACTGGTTCAAGGACAACCCCGAAGGCTGGGATGCAGCGGTCATCGACATCTTCCTGGCCGAGGGCAACGGACTCACGGTGGCGCAGTATCTGCAGGAGCACAAGGCCCCCGCGCAACGCACCGTGGTGCTGATGAACTACGCGACCTCGGAAGTGCGCGAAGGCGCGCTGTCGGCCGGCGTGGACGCGGTCTTCGACAAGTCGCTGCAGCTCGAGGCCTTCTACGAATTCTGCAGGCAGCTGAACATTTCGCCGCGCCGCTGA
- a CDS encoding serine hydrolase domain-containing protein, which produces MTHDNTALAHGWRDGFPAAGAAVRRPRERPVFEFPHSRWAFSHLRELQPTRNVPRGLGPVSVLPRAERPELDTLRFERFGDGAPTDWLSALQAIHADGAVVLHRGRIVYERYFGALDEHGQHMAMSVTKSVVGTLAAMLAAEGALDEHARVTHYIPELAGSAFGHASVRQVMDMTTDIDYSEDYADPDAGVWKHARAGELLPRPAGYAGVEGYRQFLQTVQGRGEHGRAFAHRTVNTDVLGWLIGRVTGQPLATVLAERIWSRIGAEQDASFALDGQGADFAGGGLCTGLRDLARLGETLRLGGFFNGVQVVPEAVVADIRRGADPQRFALAGYTRLAGWSYRNMWWVAHDAHGTFTAQGIHGQALHIDPVAEMVVARFASHPLAANAHLPTSMPAFRAMAAHLMGEGG; this is translated from the coding sequence ATGACACACGACAACACGGCGCTGGCCCATGGCTGGCGCGACGGATTCCCCGCGGCCGGCGCGGCCGTCCGGCGTCCGCGCGAGCGGCCGGTTTTCGAGTTTCCGCACAGCCGCTGGGCCTTCTCGCATCTGCGGGAACTGCAGCCCACGCGCAATGTTCCGCGAGGCCTCGGTCCGGTGTCGGTGCTGCCGCGCGCGGAGCGGCCGGAACTCGACACGCTGCGCTTCGAGCGCTTCGGCGACGGCGCGCCCACCGACTGGCTGAGCGCGCTGCAGGCCATCCATGCCGATGGCGCGGTGGTGCTGCATCGTGGGCGCATCGTGTACGAGCGCTACTTCGGCGCGCTCGACGAGCATGGCCAGCACATGGCGATGTCGGTCACCAAGTCGGTGGTCGGCACGCTGGCCGCCATGCTCGCGGCCGAGGGCGCGCTGGACGAGCATGCACGCGTGACGCACTACATCCCCGAACTCGCCGGCAGCGCCTTCGGGCACGCGAGCGTTCGTCAGGTCATGGACATGACGACCGACATCGACTACTCGGAGGACTACGCCGACCCGGACGCCGGCGTGTGGAAGCACGCGCGTGCCGGCGAACTGCTGCCGCGCCCGGCGGGCTATGCGGGCGTGGAGGGCTACCGCCAGTTCCTGCAGACCGTGCAGGGCCGCGGCGAACACGGGCGGGCCTTTGCGCACCGCACCGTGAACACCGACGTGCTGGGCTGGCTCATCGGCCGCGTGACGGGGCAGCCGTTGGCCACGGTGCTGGCCGAGCGGATCTGGTCGCGCATCGGCGCCGAGCAGGATGCGTCGTTCGCCCTCGACGGGCAGGGCGCGGATTTCGCAGGCGGCGGCCTGTGCACGGGCCTGCGCGATCTTGCGCGGCTGGGCGAGACCCTGCGCCTCGGCGGCTTCTTCAACGGCGTGCAGGTGGTGCCCGAGGCCGTGGTGGCCGACATCCGGCGCGGCGCCGATCCGCAGCGCTTCGCGCTCGCCGGCTACACGCGGCTGGCGGGGTGGAGCTATCGCAACATGTGGTGGGTGGCGCACGACGCGCACGGCACCTTCACCGCGCAGGGCATCCACGGGCAGGCGCTGCACATCGACCCGGTGGCGGAGATGGTGGTGGCGCGCTTCGCCTCGCATCCCCTGGCCGCCAACGCGCACCTGCCGACCTCGATGCCCGCCTTCCGCGCGATGGCCGCGCACCTGATGGGCGAGGGCGGCTGA
- a CDS encoding GntR family transcriptional regulator — protein MAAQLEKTIPPLTQRVSRYILDQALAGGYENGRHMTEADLAGRLGISRTPVRAALRFLHERGLLAHVPNRGYTLVADREALGRARREMPEDEEKTLYYRLLRDRLAGKLPTRVNELELAQGYGVPRPLLRTVLTTLLQDGVLRGRHYQRWEFTETLDSVESERESYRFRLTVECAGLREPGFEVDLERLRACRERQQGLLVHASRYSWMDFFEANAQFHELLASASGNRFFLDAVQQQNRLRRMSDLSDYPLVNIDLLHKSCHEHLQILDAVERNDLESAAEHMQLHLSRASDLLERRVNGALDMPGD, from the coding sequence ATGGCCGCACAGTTGGAAAAAACGATCCCGCCGCTCACCCAGCGCGTGAGCCGCTACATCCTCGACCAGGCGCTGGCGGGCGGCTACGAGAACGGCCGCCACATGACCGAGGCCGACCTCGCCGGCCGGCTCGGCATTTCGCGCACGCCGGTGCGTGCCGCGCTGCGCTTCCTGCACGAGCGCGGACTGCTGGCGCATGTGCCCAACCGCGGCTACACGCTGGTGGCCGACCGGGAAGCGCTGGGCCGCGCGCGCCGCGAGATGCCCGAGGACGAGGAGAAGACGCTCTACTACCGGCTGCTGCGCGACCGCCTGGCCGGCAAGCTGCCCACGCGCGTCAACGAGCTCGAGCTGGCGCAGGGCTACGGGGTGCCGCGGCCGCTGCTGCGCACCGTGCTCACCACGCTGCTGCAGGACGGCGTGCTGCGCGGGCGCCACTACCAGCGCTGGGAGTTCACCGAGACGCTCGACTCGGTCGAAAGCGAGCGCGAGAGCTACCGGTTTCGCCTGACGGTCGAATGCGCCGGGCTGCGCGAACCCGGCTTCGAAGTCGACCTGGAGCGGCTGCGTGCCTGCAGGGAGCGCCAGCAGGGGCTGCTGGTGCATGCCTCGCGCTACTCGTGGATGGATTTCTTCGAGGCCAACGCGCAGTTCCACGAACTGCTGGCCAGCGCCTCGGGCAACCGCTTCTTCCTCGACGCGGTGCAGCAGCAGAACCGCCTGCGCCGCATGTCGGACCTGTCGGACTACCCGCTGGTGAACATCGACCTGCTCCACAAGTCGTGCCACGAGCACCTGCAGATCCTCGATGCGGTGGAGCGCAACGACCTCGAATCTGCCGCGGAGCACATGCAGCTGCACCTGAGCCGCGCCAGCGACCTGCTGGAGCGCCGCGTGAATGGCGCGCTCGACATGCCGGGCGACTGA
- a CDS encoding aspartate aminotransferase family protein, with protein MALADTLASAASPSPSAPPASPVSLDAFWMPFTPNRKFKQAPRLIVGSEGLYYDLADGRRVLDAIAGLWCVNAGHRNPRISAAMKAQIDVLDYASNFQIGHPAAFTLAERLTRMAPAGMNHVFFTNSGSESVDTALKIAVAHHRARGDAGRYRLIGRERAYHGVGFGGISVGGIGRQRSTFGPLLNGVDHLPHTLDLARNAFSRGEPAHGIDKADALEALLTLHDPSTVAAVIVEPVAGSTGVLPPPRGYLKRLREICDRHGVLLIFDEVITGFGRLGTNFAADLFGVVPDIITTAKGLTNGAVPMGAVLMRDAVHDAFMQGSVSAVELSHGYTYSGHPLACAAAMATLDAYTEDGLIAQAGALSPYFEECLHALRGLPGVIDVRNVGLLAGIELQAWAGGPGTHAQAVAQHCLDSGVLVRSVGDTIALSPPFTLELKHIDQIVDSLRAAIAQTAQATDAAA; from the coding sequence GTGGCCCTTGCCGACACCCTCGCTTCCGCTGCTTCGCCTTCCCCTTCCGCGCCGCCTGCCTCGCCTGTTTCGCTCGACGCGTTCTGGATGCCCTTCACCCCCAACCGCAAGTTCAAGCAGGCGCCGCGCCTGATCGTCGGCAGCGAGGGCCTCTACTACGACCTGGCCGACGGCCGCCGCGTGCTCGACGCCATCGCCGGCCTGTGGTGCGTCAACGCCGGGCATCGCAACCCACGCATCAGCGCGGCGATGAAGGCGCAGATCGACGTGCTCGACTACGCCTCGAACTTCCAGATCGGCCACCCGGCCGCCTTCACGCTCGCGGAGCGCCTCACGCGCATGGCGCCGGCCGGCATGAACCACGTGTTCTTCACCAACTCGGGCTCGGAGTCGGTCGACACCGCGCTGAAGATCGCCGTGGCGCACCACCGCGCGCGCGGCGACGCGGGCCGCTATCGACTCATCGGGCGCGAGCGCGCCTACCACGGCGTGGGCTTCGGCGGCATCTCGGTGGGCGGGATCGGGCGCCAGCGCAGCACCTTCGGTCCGCTGCTCAACGGCGTGGACCACCTGCCGCACACGCTCGACCTGGCGCGCAACGCCTTCTCGCGCGGCGAACCTGCGCACGGCATCGACAAGGCCGACGCCCTCGAGGCGCTGCTGACGCTGCACGACCCGTCGACCGTGGCCGCGGTCATCGTCGAGCCGGTGGCGGGCTCCACGGGCGTGCTGCCGCCGCCGCGCGGCTACCTGAAGCGCCTGCGCGAGATCTGCGACCGGCACGGCGTGCTGCTGATCTTCGACGAGGTCATCACCGGCTTCGGCCGCCTTGGCACCAACTTCGCGGCCGACCTGTTCGGCGTAGTGCCCGACATCATCACCACCGCCAAGGGACTGACCAACGGCGCGGTGCCGATGGGCGCGGTGCTGATGCGCGACGCGGTGCACGACGCCTTCATGCAGGGCAGCGTGAGCGCGGTCGAGCTCTCGCACGGCTACACCTACTCGGGTCACCCGCTGGCCTGCGCGGCCGCCATGGCCACGCTCGACGCGTACACCGAGGACGGCCTCATCGCGCAGGCCGGCGCCCTGTCGCCCTACTTCGAGGAATGCCTGCACGCGCTGCGCGGCCTGCCCGGCGTGATCGACGTGCGCAACGTCGGCCTGCTCGCCGGCATCGAACTGCAGGCCTGGGCCGGCGGCCCCGGCACGCACGCGCAGGCCGTGGCGCAGCACTGCCTCGACAGCGGCGTGCTGGTGCGCTCGGTGGGCGACACCATCGCGCTGTCGCCGCCCTTCACGCTGGAACTCAAGCACATCGACCAGATCGTCGACAGCCTGCGCGCCGCGATCGCGCAGACCGCACAGGCCACCGACGCGGCCGCCTGA
- a CDS encoding C45 family autoproteolytic acyltransferase/hydolase yields MDIESFPLYDIEGDARQCGQQYGRAAGERIDLSLRTYRAAFERVGLSWERTRALARRFMPVVEAFDAGMLREIEGVAEGAGVPPEDIVALNARSEMLYAFQQLEATEPPDGCTGVVVMPSASANGRLIHAQNWDWRVESLELGVVLRIQPAKGPAMLTFAEAGTLARAGLNSVGIAVTGNFIKADSDGRQQGMPLALIRRGILQSELYAKALGVVCRTARSISNNMIVTHAEGEAVSLETCPDQVFWQQPEGGILVHANHFKTPAALARVVDRSLETTPDSLYRDRRVTEALHLQRQRAGGLAEQDVLDALQDRFGAPRAVCRSPSAGPGGASSATVATIVMDPAARKMRIAPAPFKPAHRFTEYSL; encoded by the coding sequence ATGGACATCGAATCGTTTCCCCTCTACGACATCGAAGGCGACGCGCGCCAGTGCGGCCAGCAGTACGGCCGCGCGGCCGGTGAGCGCATCGACCTGAGCCTGCGCACCTACCGCGCGGCCTTCGAGCGGGTGGGCCTCAGCTGGGAGCGCACGCGCGCGCTGGCGCGCCGCTTCATGCCGGTGGTCGAGGCCTTCGACGCCGGCATGCTGCGCGAGATCGAGGGCGTGGCCGAAGGCGCGGGCGTGCCGCCGGAAGACATCGTGGCGCTCAACGCGCGCAGCGAAATGCTCTATGCCTTCCAGCAGCTCGAAGCCACCGAGCCGCCCGACGGCTGCACCGGCGTGGTCGTGATGCCCTCGGCCTCCGCCAACGGCAGGCTCATCCACGCGCAGAACTGGGACTGGCGCGTGGAAAGCCTCGAGCTCGGCGTGGTGCTGCGCATCCAGCCGGCCAAGGGCCCTGCGATGCTGACCTTCGCCGAGGCGGGCACGCTGGCGCGCGCGGGCCTGAACAGTGTGGGCATCGCCGTCACCGGCAACTTCATCAAGGCCGACAGCGACGGCAGGCAGCAGGGCATGCCGCTGGCGCTCATTCGCCGCGGCATCCTGCAATCGGAGCTGTATGCCAAAGCGCTGGGCGTGGTGTGCCGCACGGCGCGCTCCATCTCGAACAACATGATCGTCACGCACGCCGAAGGCGAGGCGGTGAGCCTGGAGACATGCCCCGACCAGGTGTTCTGGCAACAGCCCGAAGGCGGCATCCTGGTGCACGCCAACCACTTCAAGACGCCGGCCGCGCTGGCCCGCGTGGTCGACCGCAGCCTGGAGACCACGCCCGACTCGCTCTACCGCGACCGCCGCGTGACCGAGGCCCTGCACCTGCAGCGCCAACGCGCTGGCGGGCTCGCCGAGCAGGACGTGCTCGATGCGCTGCAGGACCGCTTCGGCGCGCCGCGCGCCGTGTGCCGCAGCCCCAGCGCGGGCCCTGGCGGCGCGTCTTCCGCGACGGTGGCCACCATCGTGATGGACCCGGCGGCACGAAAGATGCGCATCGCGCCGGCCCCCTTCAAGCCGGCGCACCGCTTCACCGAGTATTCCCTCTGA